Part of the Streptomyces sp. f51 genome is shown below.
TTCCTCGACCTCGCTCTTGGGAACGATTTCGTAGACGTAGCCGGAACGGGGTTCGAGGAGCAGGGCGTCTCCGGGCCGGATGTTGACGTCCAGGAGCGGTTCGGCGAGCCGGACCACCCTTTCCTCGTCGGTGTGTCCCTGGACGAGGGCGCGCTCGCCGTCCTCCAGGATCTCCTTGAGGGTGACGATGTCGCCGACGCTCTCGTACTCCATGGCCTCGACCACGTTGAGGGCTTCGTTGAGCATCACTTCCTGGCCGCGCCTGAGCTCGTCGAGCTCGACGCTGGGGCTGACGTTCACCCGGAGCTTGCGGCCCCCGGTGAAGATGTCGGCGGTGCCGTCCTCGTTCGCCGTGAGGAAGACTCCGAAGCCGGCCGGCGGCTGTGCGAGCCGGTCGACCTCCTCCTTGAGGGCCACGATCTGGTCGCGGGCCTCACGGAGCGTGTTCGCCAGTCTCTCGTTCTGTGCGGACACGCCTGCCAGGTTGGTCTGCAACTCGACGATCCGCTCTTCGAGAATCCTCGTGTGTCGCGGAGAGTCGGCGAGCTTGCGTCGCAGGACGGCGATCTCCTGCTCAAGGTAGGCAATCTGCCCGGCGGGGTCATCGGACCCTCTTCCCGGGCGGATGCCGCGGTTCATGTCGTCGTCGTGGGCTGCCACGGTCCTCACCTCCTCCAAGGGGAGCTGGACGCTTCCAGACCCTACCTGGGTGGGTGTCGATTGAAACCCCTAGATCACAAAGACTGTCGGGGTGTGTCCGATCTTCACCCTTGCGCTCTCCCTCACGCCAGGGGAATACCCACCGAACATGATTGGGAAGCGGGCGGAGGTAGGGTCGAAGTGTTCAACACCCGTCAGAGCTGGCCCGATTCCCCAGTCTTCGGTTCGCTCGACGCAGAAAACGGCAGGAGAAATGACCGTGCAGCAGGAGGCCGGAGTCAGCGGCGAGGCGCTTGAGGTCTGGATCGACCAGGATCTCTGTACGGGCGACGGGATCTGCGTCCAGTACGCGCCCGAGGTCTTTGAGCTGGACATCGACGGTCTGGCGTATGTGAAGAGTCCCGAGGACGAGCTTCTCCAGGCCGTGGGCGTCACAACGCCCGTGCCCCTGCCGCTTCTGAGCGACGTGGTGGACTCGGCGAAGGAGTGTCCGGGGGACTGCATCCATGTCCGTCGGGTTTCG
Proteins encoded:
- a CDS encoding ferredoxin → MTVQQEAGVSGEALEVWIDQDLCTGDGICVQYAPEVFELDIDGLAYVKSPEDELLQAVGVTTPVPLPLLSDVVDSAKECPGDCIHVRRVSDKVEVFGPDAE